ATCGATCCGAAGGCGGCGCGACGTTCACCGTAGACGCGGAAGAAGACACTCTGCTGCGCAGCCCCGCGCGCCGGCATGACCTGCCAGCGGCGGTTCGAGGCGCGTCCACTTCTTCTATGGCGCCCGGCGCTCCTATCGACGTCCTGGAGAAACTCGCCGAAGACGAGCGCCTTGCGCGCTGTCGGTGGTACTGTCCGTACCGCAGAGCGCCTGGAAGAGTCCAACGGGTTTTCGAGCGTACGCTGACAGCTCGGCTCGGCAGTTACGACTTCTATATTTGCAGGCCTCCTTGAGCGAAACCGCGCAGGTGCTCCCGATGCACCAGGTGCGGACCCAATCCACCCAAGTTTAGCCGTCAATAGAATCGCGATTTGCCCCCGCGAACGCTTGACATGTGACGAGGTTCGAGCGGCCGCCGCCCTGCTTGCGCTGGCTGTTTAGCGCAAGCAGGGCGGCGGCCAATAGAGGATCGCTTCTCGATCTTCGCTTGGCTCTCATGCCCCTGACCGATTTGTTCGCTTCGCTTACCGAATATCTGCACACCAAGGTCTTTCACGATCTTGCTCGCCATCCCGAACGACCCTCCGCATTCACCCGTCAGCGCAAGCTCACTCTGCCGACACTGATCGCCTTCATGCTTGGCAACTTGCGCATGGGCGTACAAGCCGAACTCGATCAATTCTTCGCCGCGCTCGCGCGCCAGAACATCTTGCGCCGTTGCGTCAGTGAACAAGCCTTCGCCCAGGCTCGCAGCAAACTCAGCGGCGATGTCTTTGCTCACCTCAATGACTGGCTGCTTCGGCAGGTGTCAGACCATTTGCCGCGCTGGCATGGCTTTCGGCTAGTCGCCGCGGACGCCTCACACCTGCGTTTCGCCATCCGCCACAGCCATCTGCCTCGAGCCGCCACTCGCGATCAACTCGCCTTCGGCCTATACCTGCCCGGGGCCGAGATCATGCTCGCCGCCTCACTGCACAGCGTGCACGAGAACGAACGCCAGATCCTGTTCGAGCATCTGGACCGCCTGCAATCCGACGACTTGCTCTTGCTCGATCGCGGCTACCCCGCCCGCTGGCTGGTGGCCGTGCTCAACCAACGAAAAATCCCTTTCTGCATGCGCGCCGACGGTAGCGGCTTTGCTGCCGTGCGGCACTTCGTCCGCTCCGGTCGCGACGAGGCCATCGTCACGCTCCCGGCTCCAGCCCGAAATGACGCGCGCGACTATGAGTGTGCGGCTACTCCGCAGACCGTCCGGCTGATCCGGCAGATCTCGCCAGCCGGCAAGGTGCGCGTGCTCATCACCAATCTGCTCGACATGCACCACTATCCGGCTGCCACCTTCCGCGATCTCTATCACCAGCGCTGGCGCCTCGAGGAGGCGTTCAAACGCCTCAAACACCGCATGGCACTCGAACATCTGTCCGGCCTCTCGCAGTTGGCCGCCAGGCAGGACTTCGGCGCCAAAATCCTATGTGACAACCTGCACGCCCTATGCTGCCTCACCGCCGCGCAGGAACATGACATTGACTCGGACCATCGGATCAACCGTACCTACGCCATTACCGCGCTCAAACCTGTCCTGCCTGCGGTTCTGCTCGGCCTGCGCTGGGCCAGGGCTGCTCTGAATGAGACCTTGGCCTTGATCGCAACACGTATCCATCGCGTGCGACCGGATCGCGCCAAGCCCCGTCCGCCTCGCCAGAAGCCTCATCATGCTGCCTATAAGGCTTGTTGATGCTTACAGTAACTTGGGTGGATTGATTTCTCCCCCCCGGGATGTCGGATGGGATCGTTGAAGAATTGAGTAATCGCTATATTATTGACGCGCTCCGGCGACATAAGGTCAACGTCAGGGATATTTCGCTCATTATCGATGCAGCACCCGCCTCACACGAAGCATGTCAAGTATTTTCGATTCCCACTGCCTACCCAACATTGCGCCGCCTCTACAGCCTGAAAGCGAATAGTCCTACAACGTCAGTTATTGGCGTGGTCGAATCCCCGTTCGATCGGCTAGCTTGCTCTGCGAGCTTTGAAGCGACCTACTAAATCATGCCGCGTCGACCCTCGTCGTGATCAGCCTATTGACTCCCACACATGCTCGATATTGAAGTTCAGGAAGAGCCGCCTCATCACCGCATTGCCCCAACAATTTCCCTTTCGGCTGATGCTGAAAATCTCCTGATGCTACCTGTGCATGGCTTAATATTCATCGCTCACCTACCGGGCAGCTTAGACCGGTCGTCGCAAGTACAGAAGACTGGGCAGATTGCAGATTTTCATCTACGGCTTTGGCGGGTGTCGCCAACCAAGCGATTTTTCGAGGTCTGCTATTCAGCTCATTGGCAACGGCCTGAATCTCTCGAGTGCTCCAATGGGCCAGGACAACCGCTCGACCCGTTCGTGACAGGAAGGTTACTTTCAAGCGGCGTCCGAGCGGATCTGTACAACCTTGCCCCATGGCGTTAGTTCGGCGACGCGGGTGAAGTGGGAGGCGAGCAAATACGCCGCAGGTAAGCCTCCGAATCGAGATCATTCAGGTTGGCTAGAGCCACCGCCGAATAGACGGCGGCGCCGCGTTCGCTGCTACGTCCGTTGTCGACTGACTTAATGCGCAGCCCATCGGCTTCGTGGTATCGCTTTTGGACGATACCTTGCTCAGCGCCGAGCGTAGCCAGACCTCGAAGGCTTACGCCCGTTCCTGTCGGACACGCTTTCGCTCGTAGGGCGCTTCTCGCGGATGTCAGCGTCGTTCCTGCGTGCCAGGAGAGATAGTGGATCTTTCGTCTAGCATGGGCAAGACATCCAACCCCTGAACATGGCGTCTTTATAAATGGAGTTGTAGCTTGCGACCGTGTCGGTGCAGAATTCTTCTGAAGCCTTTCACCAGGGCCGAGTTCTGCGGGAAGAGCGGATCTGAGTTCCTCCCTGACATACGTTCATCGAGGTGCCAAGCGGAGCCCGGTGCGACGCGTCCGGCGTTCGCCCGACGGGGAAACTGCGCGCCAAACCAGTCACACCAGTTCCGCACCCACTCGGTGTTGAAGCTCACCCCGCACTGGATGTGAAGCTGTAATGCGTTGTATCGTGGCTCATCTGAACTGAGTCTGGAAAACCGGAAGTCGCCAAACACCCAGACTTCCAAGAGCTCAGCCGGATGAAAACCCATAAGAATGCCAACCTTCGCCCGCCGACCCGAGATCCAAGACATCACCGAACATGGTCTGAGTGTCCCGAAGCAACCGCTTAGCCATTGCGTTACAGCACCGACGGCTCAAGTGGCTGGGCCGTTGTCTGGCCGGTAGCGTGCCGACGCTTCGTCCCGGCCGGGCCGCTCGCCGTGGAGGACCCGTCCAAGGCCCTGTTGATCGTGGAGTTGAGCCAACGGCGTATGCTCCAGCGGCAAATCGCCCGCAATGTTGGTGTTTCCGAACCCACTGTAGCCGGTGCTCGCGCGCGCTAGCCTGTCCAGGCTCGCGGGTCTTCAGCCACGCGAGCCCGTCATGCGCTTTGAACAGGCCGCTCCGGGTGACCTGCTGCACATCAATACCAAGCTCGGTCGCATTTGAGCGGCCCAGCCACCGCGTGACCGGCAACTCCGCGATTCAATTGGCAGCAACACAAGTGCGACAAGCCGTCATGAGGTGTGCACCGCACTTAATCGATAACCTTAATTCCGTACGCCACTTCCGACCGTCGCTTTGCGCCAGCGGCTTTGGTCAAAAGGAAACATAAGGTAATCGCGCACCGTGATCGGTTCAGACTGGCTTGCGAGGCCAACTTCCGGCCACTCGTCCTTTGTCGGCCAGTACGCCGTACGGAAAATCGTGTCCCAGAGCGTCGTAAATGTCCCGAAGTTTCGGCCCCTGTGACGCGCTTCTATTGAATGGTGAATACGATGGAACTTGCCATCCCCGACGATGTATCGTAGCAGCCCAAGATGAATTCGCGTGCTCGAGTGAGACAAGTGGACCTGAAAGGCAATCAGCGTCAGGGCAACAGTTGGCACGACGCCAGATTCGAAGCGGATCAGAGCGAGCGGCATTGCGACGAAAAAAGCATAAATAAGCGGCTCAGATAAGTGATGAGCACAATTCCAAGCCGTCAGTTCGCGGATAGAATGATGGGTGGCGTGCATGCGCCACAGGAATGGAATAGCATGCTGTGCACGGTGCATCCAGTAGCGGAAGAAATCAGCGGCAATTGCGACTAGAACGCCTGAAAGAACGCCGAAGCCCGCGCTAATAATTGCGTTGTCAGAGTGAAACAACGTCCCGAAATTCACCGTCAGGAGCGGCTTGACCCCTAACCATTCAAGAGCCACAGCGTAGACGTGCCAGACAACTGCAGCGAACCCAAGGCGAATGATCCAATTTCGTACTCCGCGAACATATGACGCAAAACTGTATCGATAAGCCGGAAACATCAGCTCGAGCGCGACACAGACGGTAGCGAATATCGCTACGAACTTGAACGAGTTTACGAAAAACCCGGCCATCTGATTTACATCAAAAAGGTGCAATTGTCTACTCCGTCAACGAGGCTGTATGCTTTCTGGTGGAGATTTTAGGCCAATGGAAACGCGATATGTCGCTCAAGCCATTTTCGCTCGGATCGCGCGCACAAAAACCAAGCAATCTTGACGTTACATTCCATGGCGTATTCACACAGAGATCTGCCACCGTTGGAATCTATCACGGATAGGTCGACATTTCTCGAAGTTTGGCAATCGATTGTTTGGATGGGACTCATTCGAATCCCAAATGACTCTCACACCTCCGCAGTTCTGGTCTACGCCGGAATCTCAGAAAATCCCGCCATAACGGCAAACGGGTTATGACGCAGGGCCGCTGTTCGATGAGGATTGTCGAAAAGGTGGCGGCGATCCTGACAGTATCGACAGACCCAATGTAGATTGGCTGGACCGGATCCAGATGTCGCTGAAGGCCGCCAGCGCCACATCGTACTAGCCATCGGTGTTGGTCGAGCGCATGGGCGTTCAAGTTTGGAGACGAGCCCGCCCAGGCCGCACACGCCGATGCCGGCCTTGAATACCGTTACGCCACCTGACAGATTGACCGCGAAGAAGAACGCCTTGGTCGGGACCATGTGCGACAGGATCGTTCTCGCGATCGCATTGCTTGCATTGATTCAGCGCGTTGAAGTTCGATATCTTTAAAACTCAAAGCCGAAATGCAAGACCTCGAATTTTCGGCCTCAGTGTGCGAGAACGGGTAGTTGAGGATATCTCCGACCGGACACGGTTCCAGGCCGGCATGGAGCGTTTAGCTTGGGAACTAACAGGCCGCTGAAATACCTCCAGCGGACGTCAGCGCGACGATTGGCTGAAGCGTTGCTTTGAGGATCCCATCCAATCCCACATTCATGCGCGGCGCAGATACCTTCACGGAAAGCTTGTTCACTATGCGGAGGCTGGAGGATTTCGTGCCGCAGTCCCATCCGCTGCGCTCGATCCGGACTATGGCCAACCAGGCGCTGGTGAAGATGGACCGGCTGTTCGCGCAGATGTACGAGGCCGATATCAAGGGTGGCCGCCCCAGTATCGCGCCGGAGAAGTTGCTGCGGGCCATGCTGCTGCAGGTGCTCTACAGCATTCGCTCTGAGCGCCAGCTCATGGAGCAGACGCAATACAGCCTGCTGTTTCGCTGGTTCATCGGGCTGTCGATGGACGACTCAGTTTGGGTGCCCACGGTCTTCACCAAGAACCGCGAGCGACTGATCAAGCATGATGCGGTGATCCAGTTTTTCAACGAGGTGCTGGCCATCGCGCAGAAGAAGAACTGGCTGTCGGGTGAGCACTTCAGCGTGGACGGCACGCTGATACAGGCGTGGGCAGGCCACAAGAGCTTCGTGCGCAAGGATGGCGACGACCAAGACGATGACGCCGGCGGCAACTTCAAAGGTCGCAAGCGCAGCAACGAGACACACGAATCCAAGACCGATCCCGATGCCAAGCTCTACCGCAAGGGCAAGACATCCAGTGAGCTGCGCTACATGGGTCATACCCTGAGCGACAACCGCCATGGCCTGGTGGTTAGCGCCATGGTGACCAAGGCGGACGGACACGCCGAGCGGGAGGCCGCAAAGGTCATGCTTAACGATGCCAGGCAGGTGATTGAAGACCTGAATGTGGAAGTCACCGTGGGCGCGGACAAGGGCTATGACGCGCACGAGTTCATTGAGGCCTGCCTGGAAATGAAGGTGACGCCCCACGTGGCGCAGAACACATCGGGTCGTCGCTCGGCCGTTGCTGATGCCATTGCTTCCAGCGCCGGTTATGCCGTCTCGCAACAAAAGCGCAAGCTGATCGAACAGGGCTTCGGGTGGGTCAAGACCGTGGGGCGCATGCGTCAGGTGATGGTGCGCGGTCTGAAGAAAGTCGATCAGATGTTTGTGCTGAGCATGGCCGCCTACCACCTCGTGCGCATGCGCTCGCTGGGACAAATCCGTCCGCAGTTGCAGTAATCGCGCTAATGAGGCCGGAATGGGCGCCAAAACGCGGAAAAAGCCGAGGCAGTGACGTCCGGCTTCCGGATTGTGAAAAACAGCGCTCCCAGCCTTGCGGGGAAAAACTCATCGCTAGGGATGCTCTGCACAATTAGCCGGCGGATGTGCTTGCAATGAATCGTCGAGCCAGCGAGCATGTGGCGCATGAAACAAACTGACCTTGGACTGAACTTGTCGACCAAGCGCACCCGCAAGCGCGAATTCCTGGACGAGATGAACCGTGTGGTGCCATGGGCCGATCTGGTGATGCTGATCGCTCCGTACGCCCCGGAAGGCAAGCGCGGCCGTCCCCCGTTCGCGGTCGAGGCAATGCTGCGCATCCACTTCCTTCAGCAATGGTTCGGCCTGTCGGACCCGGCGATGGAAGAAGCGCTGCACGACGTGCCGCTGTATCGGGAGTTCGCCGGGCTGGACAACTGGACGGTGAGGCTGCCCGACGAGAGCACCATCCTGCGGTTCCGTCACCTGCTGGAGAAGCACAAGCTGGCCGCTCAGATCCTCGCGCTGGTCAACGACATCCTTCGCGACAAGGGATTGATGCTGCGCGCGGGCACGGTGGTGGACGCGACACTGATCAGCGCACCGAGTTCGACCAAGAATGGGTCGGGCGAACGCGACCCAGAGATGCACCAGAGCAAGAAAGGAAACCAGTGGTATTTCGGCATGAAAGCGCACATTGGCGTGGACGCCGAAAGCGGGCTGGTGCACACGGTGCGGGGCACGGCGGGCAAGGTCAACGACGTGGTTGAGGGCAACAGCCTGCTGCATGGAGAGGAAACCGACGCGTTCGGCGATGCGGGCTATCAGGGCGTGGAGAAGCGTCCGGACGCGCGGGCGGGCGTGAACTGGCACGTAGCGATGAAGCCAGGCAAACGTCGCGTCCTGGACCAAAGCAAACCACTTGGCGCGCTCGTCGATCAGGTCGAGCGAATCAAGGCGGGCATCCGGGCCAAGGTCGAGCATCCGTTCCGGGTCATCAAGCGGCAGTTCGGCTACACCAAGGTCCGCTATCGAGGGCTGAGGAAGAACACCGCGCAACTCATGACCTTGTTCGCACTGTCCAACTTGTGGATGGCGCGCGGCAAACTGCTGGCTGCCGGGGCATGAGCGCGTTTCTGGCTCACGCCGATGCCTCGCGCGCAGCCCGCGAATGCTGCTTCGCGCGTGCGAGATAGCTTCGCTCCGAGCTGATAGGTTGGCGTCGTGGCGCATTCAGCTTCCTGTTAAACGGCCAAGCACACTCGATTCGCGTTTGTGCAGAGTATCCCTAGGGATTCTCTGCACAATTAGCCAGCGGATGTGCTTGCAATGAATCGTCGAGCCAGCGAGCATGTGGCGCATGAAACAAACTGACCTTGCTGAACTTGTCGACCAAGCGCAACCGCAAGCGCGAATTCCTGGACGAGATGAACCGGGTGGTGCCGTGGGCTGATCTGGTGATGCTGATCGCTCCGTACGCCCGAGAAGGCAAGCGCGGCCGTCCCCCGTTCGCGGTCGAGGCGATGCTGCGCATCCACTTCCTTCAGCAATGGTTCGGCCTGTCGGACCCGGCGATGGAAGAAGCGCTGCACGACGTTCCGCTGTATCGGGAGTTCGCCGGGTTGGATAACTGGACGGTGAGGCTGCCCCGATGAGAGCACCATCCTGGGGTTCCGTCATCTGCGAGAGAAGCACCCGCTCAGATTCTTGCGCTGGTCAACGACATCCTTCGCGACAAGGGATTGATGCTGCGCGCGGGCACGGTGGTAGACGCGACACTGATCAGCGCACCGGGCTCGACCAAGAATGCGTCGGTGTCGGGCGAACGCGACCCGGAGATGCACCAGAGCAAGAAAGGAAACCAGTGGTATTTCAGCATGGAAGGGCACATTGGCGTGGACGCCGAAAGCGGGCTGGCGCACACGGTGCGGGGCACGGCGGGCAACGTCAACGACGTGGTTGAGGCCAACAGTCTGCTGCATGGCGAGGAAACTGACGCGTTTGGCGATGCGGGCTATCAGGGCGTGGAGAAGCGTCCGGACGCGCGAGCAGGCGTGAACTGGCACGTGGCGAAGAAGCCAGGCAAACGTCGCGTTCTGGACCAAAGCAAACCGCTTGGCGCGCTCGTCGATCAGGTCGAGCGAATCAAGGCGGGCATCCGGGCAAAGGTCGAGCATCCGTTCCGGGTCACCAAGCGGCAGTTCGGCTACACCAAGGTCCGCTATCGAGGGCTGAGGAAGAACACCGCGCAACCCATAACCTTGTTCGTGCTGTCAAACCTGTGGATGGCGCACGGCAAACTGCTGGCTGCTTGGGCATGAGCGCGTTTCTGACTCACGCCGATGCCTCGCGCACAGCCCGCGAATGCTGCTGCGCGCGTGCCAGAAACCTTCGCTCCGGGCTGATAGGTTGGAGTCGTGGCGCATTCAGCTTCCTGTTAAACGGCCAAGCACACTCGATTCCCGTTTGTGCAGAGCATTCCTAGGAGACTCTGCGGCTTCTTCAAAGTGTTTCCGATTTACAACGCTCGGCGCGCTCTCGTTGCAGCTGCCGTGCCGCACTTGCGGGGTAACGACTCTGGGGAGAGGCTTTGGTAACATCGGCGCTCAATCGGCCAAAAGCGTAGTATTAGTGGCTTATGCGGCGCTTTTTCTGTGACTAACCCAACGAACAGTAGCCATGGATGGCTAGAAATCTCTTGCGGAACTTACCACGGTGGTAAATAATCGAAAGAACGTAAGCCAATACGCCGGAGCGAGTCCCTCAGATGTAGGTGGAGGCAGTCGTAAAATTCAGGGGAAGGCAGATGGGCCTCTTTACGATCCTGCGGCACTCATCGCGCTGCTCGAGGTTGGGGCGGATGGCGAGAACTATGCGCCAGTCATTCCATTCACCGAAAAGTGCGCTAGGGACGTCCAGAAGTATGAGCTGGACGCAAGAGAGCTAGCCACTCTGGTGAAGGACGCTGTTCGGTCGGGCACTTTCAAGGGCTCTGAATGGTGCGAGAAGCAGCCGGGCGGCCCTTGGGCGGCATGTGATGTCTATGTACTGATTCGCCAGGAATGGAATGAGTACGCCTACAAAGACATCACTCAGGAGTACTACGTCAAGCTAGCCATCAATCGTACTGGCAAGCTGATCCTACTCGTATCAATGCATCAGTAACGGGAGATCCAAATGACTACGCATGTTCTCTGCGATGTGTGCGGGGAAGGCCATGTCGCGTCCGTGTATGGACAAAATGAGATCGAGCACAAGGGCGCAACGTTCTCTGTGCCATTTGTCATGTCGCACTGTGAGGAGTGTGGCAGTGACTACGCGTCAGCGTCTGACATGCGTCAGAACAAGCGCGCGGTAGTGGAGCTTCGTAAAAAGCTAGAGTGTCTTCTGACCGGGCAAGAGGTTCATGCCATCCGTGTCGGCGCAGGCCTGAAGAAGGTACAGGCAGTAAAAATATTCGGTGGTGGGCCGGTCGCCTTTTCGAAGTACGAAGCGGATGATGTGACCCAATCCGCATCAATGGACAAACTCATCCGCGTAGCTGCACAGGTCCCGACTGCATTGGCATGGCTTGCTCATGCGGCAGGTGAGGAAGAGGTTGCGACGGCGATCTGTTCCAAGGAAGTGTCCCGAATCTCTACCATCCTGGAAGCGGATGGAGTGTTAAAGGACGCACGATGTGTGGTTCACGCGGTCCTCAAACATACGCTGTTAGATTCTCCCATTTCCTGTTACTCGAAGGTCTTTGTATCCGAGAGCAGCGAAGAGGATGAACTTGCAGTTGATGTGCAGACAGGCGGGACAGTGCATAGTATGGCCCGCTTTGTTCAGCGCAAGAATGCAGCCTACGAAATGTCGCTCGATTATGACGCTCCAGCTTCGAACTTGCCTGCGGCACTGAAGAGCATGCAGAGCTATAAGTTAGAAGCAGCCTAAGGTATGAGACCGAGTCCATTAAAGCTCAATTCGCTTAGATTCTTGCACGTGAGCGTCTATCCCAGAAATGAGCCTGAGACGCTGGATCCAGTAGAGAACCCCGCGCCAATTGATACCTGGGGAGCAAATATTCATTGTTCCCTTACCCATGCCGAAGCTGATAAGCTAGAAGGCGGGGAGGTCCGCGACTATATGGTTGCGTTAGGGATTCAAGTCAGTGACGGCCCGGAGAAAGAAGTTCCTTACAAGATTGATGTCGAATGTGTGGGATATTTTTCGATACCAAATGGGTTCCCTGACGCGGCGGAACGTCTCGAAATCGCTGTTGTGAATGGTGCGTCTTTGCTCTATGGTGCGATCAGAGAGCAAATCGCAACCGTTACAAGTCGGTGTTGGTACGGTGAGCTACGATTGCCATCGCTGAATTTTCGAGAGGATGGCCCAGCGGCTCGCGCTGCGGCAGAGGCGAAGCGGCGCGCTGCAGAAGAAAAGAGCGGTGCAACTCAACCATCTGCCGATCCAGAGTGATGTAACTTTGCATCATGTCTTGACAAAGCGGCCCGCAATTATGCGGGCCGTTTGCATTTCTGGTGCTAATGCCCGATGGTC
The Cupriavidus taiwanensis LMG 19424 DNA segment above includes these coding regions:
- a CDS encoding IS4 family transposase, producing the protein MPLTDLFASLTEYLHTKVFHDLARHPERPSAFTRQRKLTLPTLIAFMLGNLRMGVQAELDQFFAALARQNILRRCVSEQAFAQARSKLSGDVFAHLNDWLLRQVSDHLPRWHGFRLVAADASHLRFAIRHSHLPRAATRDQLAFGLYLPGAEIMLAASLHSVHENERQILFEHLDRLQSDDLLLLDRGYPARWLVAVLNQRKIPFCMRADGSGFAAVRHFVRSGRDEAIVTLPAPARNDARDYECAATPQTVRLIRQISPAGKVRVLITNLLDMHHYPAATFRDLYHQRWRLEEAFKRLKHRMALEHLSGLSQLAARQDFGAKILCDNLHALCCLTAAQEHDIDSDHRINRTYAITALKPVLPAVLLGLRWARAALNETLALIATRIHRVRPDRAKPRPPRQKPHHAAYKAC
- a CDS encoding sterol desaturase family protein, with product MAGFFVNSFKFVAIFATVCVALELMFPAYRYSFASYVRGVRNWIIRLGFAAVVWHVYAVALEWLGVKPLLTVNFGTLFHSDNAIISAGFGVLSGVLVAIAADFFRYWMHRAQHAIPFLWRMHATHHSIRELTAWNCAHHLSEPLIYAFFVAMPLALIRFESGVVPTVALTLIAFQVHLSHSSTRIHLGLLRYIVGDGKFHRIHHSIEARHRGRNFGTFTTLWDTIFRTAYWPTKDEWPEVGLASQSEPITVRDYLMFPFDQSRWRKATVGSGVRN
- a CDS encoding IS5 family transposase — protein: MRGADTFTESLFTMRRLEDFVPQSHPLRSIRTMANQALVKMDRLFAQMYEADIKGGRPSIAPEKLLRAMLLQVLYSIRSERQLMEQTQYSLLFRWFIGLSMDDSVWVPTVFTKNRERLIKHDAVIQFFNEVLAIAQKKNWLSGEHFSVDGTLIQAWAGHKSFVRKDGDDQDDDAGGNFKGRKRSNETHESKTDPDAKLYRKGKTSSELRYMGHTLSDNRHGLVVSAMVTKADGHAEREAAKVMLNDARQVIEDLNVEVTVGADKGYDAHEFIEACLEMKVTPHVAQNTSGRRSAVADAIASSAGYAVSQQKRKLIEQGFGWVKTVGRMRQVMVRGLKKVDQMFVLSMAAYHLVRMRSLGQIRPQLQ
- a CDS encoding IS5 family transposase; this encodes MKQTDLGLNLSTKRTRKREFLDEMNRVVPWADLVMLIAPYAPEGKRGRPPFAVEAMLRIHFLQQWFGLSDPAMEEALHDVPLYREFAGLDNWTVRLPDESTILRFRHLLEKHKLAAQILALVNDILRDKGLMLRAGTVVDATLISAPSSTKNGSGERDPEMHQSKKGNQWYFGMKAHIGVDAESGLVHTVRGTAGKVNDVVEGNSLLHGEETDAFGDAGYQGVEKRPDARAGVNWHVAMKPGKRRVLDQSKPLGALVDQVERIKAGIRAKVEHPFRVIKRQFGYTKVRYRGLRKNTAQLMTLFALSNLWMARGKLLAAGA
- a CDS encoding type II toxin-antitoxin system MqsA family antitoxin is translated as MTTHVLCDVCGEGHVASVYGQNEIEHKGATFSVPFVMSHCEECGSDYASASDMRQNKRAVVELRKKLECLLTGQEVHAIRVGAGLKKVQAVKIFGGGPVAFSKYEADDVTQSASMDKLIRVAAQVPTALAWLAHAAGEEEVATAICSKEVSRISTILEADGVLKDARCVVHAVLKHTLLDSPISCYSKVFVSESSEEDELAVDVQTGGTVHSMARFVQRKNAAYEMSLDYDAPASNLPAALKSMQSYKLEAA
- a CDS encoding protein-export chaperone SecB; the protein is MSVYPRNEPETLDPVENPAPIDTWGANIHCSLTHAEADKLEGGEVRDYMVALGIQVSDGPEKEVPYKIDVECVGYFSIPNGFPDAAERLEIAVVNGASLLYGAIREQIATVTSRCWYGELRLPSLNFREDGPAARAAAEAKRRAAEEKSGATQPSADPE